In Nicotiana tabacum cultivar K326 chromosome 21, ASM71507v2, whole genome shotgun sequence, one DNA window encodes the following:
- the LOC107778934 gene encoding cationic amino acid transporter 8, vacuolar-like → MKQCLTWWDLLWLGFGSVVGSGIFSITGQETRLNAGPAIILSYAISGLSALLSVFCYTEFAVDIPIAGGSFSFLRVELGDFVAYIAAGNILLEAIVGAAGLGRSWTSYFSSIIKSDADFLRIKIDSFADGFNLLDPLAVVILVIANGIAMTGTKRTSILNTVSSIVSAGVILFIVIVGFVHGKSSNLVPFFPFGAGGVFRAAAVVYWSYTGFDMVANMAEETKRPSRDIPLGLVSSMSVITVVYCLMALALTMMVKYTEVDVNAAYSVAFEGIGMNWAKYLVGICALKGMTTSMLVGSMGQSRYTTQIARAHMIPPWFALVHPKTGTPIYATLLTTITSCILALFTSLDVLSSVFSFSTLSIFMLMAVALLVRRYYVTDVTPKYDLAKFLLCLSIVIGSSIGATVLWSMDEKSWVGYTVTGSFWLLGTLGMALLPKQRFPKVWGVPLVPWLPSLSIGMNIFLIGSLGKAAFYRFILCSAVMFIYYVLVGVHATYDMAHPDQQESVIEEGKESSNPVL, encoded by the coding sequence atgaaacaatgCCTCACTTGGTGGGACCTACTGTGGCTTGGTTTTGGTTCAGTAGTTGGTTCAGGTATTTTCAGCATTACTGGTCAAGAAACTAGACTTAATGCTGGCCCTGCTATTATCCTTTCTTATGCTATTTCTGGCCTTTCTGCTTTGCTTTCGGTTTTCTGTTACACTGAATTTGCTGTTGATATTCCAATAGCTGGTGGTTCTTTTTCATTCTTGAGAGTTGAGTTGGGTGATTTTGTTGCATATATAGCTGCTGGGAATATTTTATTAGAGGCTATTGTGGGGGCTGCTGGATTAGGAAGATCTTGGACATCTTATTTTTCTAGTATTATTAAGAGTGATGCTGATTTTTTAAGAATCAAGATTGATTCTTTTGCTGACGGGTTTAATTTATTGGACCCTTTAGCTGTTGTGATTCTTGTGATTGCAAATGGGATTGCTATGACCGGGACAAAGAGGACATCGATATTGAATACGGTCAGTTCTATAGTTAGTGCTGGTGTAATCTTGTTTATTGTAATTGTTGGGTTTGTTCATGGGAAGAGTTCAAATTTAGTGccttttttcccttttggagCTGGTGGGGTATTTAGAGCTGCAGCAGTTGTGTACTGGTCGTATACGGGTTTTGATATGGTTGCAAATATGGCTGAGGAGACTAAGAGGCCGTCGAGGGATATACCATTGGGGTTGGTTAGTTCAATGTCTGTGATCACTGTGGTTTATTGTTTGATGGCGTTGGCTTTGACTATGATGGTTAAATACACTGAAGTGGATGTTAATGCAGCTTATTCAGTTGCATTTGAGGGCATAGGTATGAATTGGGCAAAGTATTTGGTGGGGATTTGTGCACTTAAGGGAATGACTACGAGTATGCTTGTTGGGTCGATGGGACAATCTCGATACACAACTCAGATTGCGAGAGCACATATGATTCCCCCGTGGTTTGCTCTGGTTCACCCAAAAACTGGCACACCAATTTATGCTACTCTCTTGACAACGATAACTAGCTGCATTCTTGCTTTGTTTACGAGCTTGGATGTCTTGTCAAGCGTGTTCTCATTTAGTACGCTTTCTATTTTCATGCTTATGGCTGTTGCATTGCTCGTTAGGCGGTACTACGTTACGGATGTTACTCCGAAGTATGATTTGGCTAAATTTCTTCTGTGCTTGTCCATTGTAATTGGTTCATCGATTGGGGCAACAGTTCTCTGGAGTATGGATGAAAAAAGTTGGGTTGGGTATACTGTGACTGGCTCTTTTTGGTTGTTGGGCACTTTAGGAATGGCACTGCTTCCAAAACAAAGATTTCCTAAAGTTTGGGGCGTACCTCTCGTGCCATGGCTGCCATCATTGTCAATTGGGATGAATATATTTTTGATAGGTTCTCTGGGTAAGGCGGCATTTTATCGGTTCATCCTATGCAGTGCTGTAATGTTCATTTACTACGTACTTGTTGGTGTCCATGCAACATATGATATGGCTCATCCAGATCAACAAGAGTCTGTTATAGAAGAGGGAAAAGAAAGTTCCAATCCAGTGTTATAG